GATCATCGAAGCCGCCCGCCGATGCTGATCAAGTTCTTCCGCAACGGCAAAGGCGCGGGCGCAGGCCCCGTCGGCTACCTCGTCGCGGACAAGGTGCTGGCCTATGACGAGAACCGCGACCTGATCCGCGATGCGGACGGCCAGCCCATGACCGTCACACGGGAACCCTCGCCCGAGGTTCTGCGTGGCAACCCCGACCGCATCGAAGCCCTGATCGACGCCAGCCGCCACCAGTGGACCTACCGCGCGGGTGTGATCAGCTTTGCCGCCGAGGATGCCCCGACCGAGGAACAGCAGGCCGAGGTCATGGACGGCTTCGAGCGTCTGGCCTTCGCGGGGCTGGACCCTGAGCAATATGAGGTGCTCTGGGTCCGACATACCCACGAAGACCGCGTCGAGCTTCACTTCTGCACACCGCGCTTGGAGCTGACCTCGGGGCGGAGCTTGAACATTGCGCCGCCCGGCTATGAGAAAGCCTTCGATTCCTTGCGCGACGTGATGAACCAGCGACACGGCTGGGCCGATCCGATGGAGCTTGAGCGGGTCCAAGAGGTCCGCGACACCATCGAAGCCCCAGCCCGCGCGCAGGGGCGTGACGAGCTGCATGCGTGGATTTTGGACCAAGTCAGCGTTGGCTTAATCACTGACCGTGGGAGCATGCTCGACGCCCTTACAGATGCGGGCTTTGACATCCCGCGCACAGGCAAAGCCTACCTCACTGCCCAAGACCCCGACACCGGCGAGCGCTGGCGTTTGAAAGGAGAAATTTTCCATGAAAACTGGCAAGCCGACACGGCTGAGCGAGAAACTGAACGCGGAGCTGGACACGATCCGGCAAGACTACGCCGCCTCGATGGAATCCCAGCTGGAGAGCTTCAGGAGCGATTTGGGCAGCATTGCGACCATCGCGCATCGTACAATCGAGAGCGATACCCGCAACTTTCTGCGACAGAACAAGAGCTGGCTGACGATCTCGCCCTGGCTGATCACGGGGACGTTCTTGGCGGGGATCGTCTCGATGATGGCCGCGAGCTTGCTTTGGACGCTGATGCTGGCGAGTTCAGAACTGACGGACTTGGGCCTGACACGGATCGACAGGGAGGACGGGACATGGCTGGTGCTGGACCCGACCAAGACGCGGCTGAGGACCTGCACGCTGGGCGGCAGGTCAGTGACCTGCATCAAGATCGAGGAGGATTAGATGACGACACCCCTGACAGCCTTGGAACGCGACTTGCTCGCCTGCGTCGAGCGGTTGGTGACGGCCTGCGAGGTCTCAGCAAAGGAATTGAGCGGGTTAGAGGAACGCTCAACGACCAGGATGCAGAACCAGATGGATGGATTGGCCGCCTGCGTGTCAGTGCTCATTCAATCGCAAGTGGCGTCCGTAGCTGCGTTGCACGGCTTGCTGAACGAGGGCTCGAACTACGGGAAGCTGCGCACGCAACTCGAGACCAGCTTGAAATTAGTGAAGGCCGCCGAAGAGAGGTTGAGACAGAGCTAGAGGAGCGGGAGGTCGAGATGGACCGAGGGATGACGCATTAGGGGATAGTTACCGTCGGAGGTGCAGAGTAAGTCGCAATTCAGAATAGTTGTGCGGCCAACTCCAGAATGCTGCCAATGAATCCACGGACGTTACCCCAAGCAATTACCGCTGATGCACCTGCTGCCGTAGCTGCGCCCTTGATGGCGGCATCAACTCCAACAGTAGCGCGCGTGCCAAGCCAATTGGCAACCCGGCCCGACAGGTCAGTCAAATACTGGATTGCAGACCTCGCTTTATCTGTATTTGGTTCAGGCTGCTTCAACTCAACAATGAACGCTTCGACAGACCGGACGGCTTTCTTTGTTTCTTCAAAGTCAATTGGGCGCTCGCGAATATGCTCTGGGGGATTGTTATGCCCCATCCCTGCATGCGGAAGGGTTTCAATTAATTGATCCCTCAAATCACCAAGTTGGGCGACCAGATCTGTGGTTAGCTTTCTCTCTAAGGTGCCCTTGAGCACCTCTACCTGATCCTGTTCTTGCTTTGGCAGCCATTCCCGCCCAACTTCCTCGACCTCAGCTAGGGCTAGTTCGATCACATTGTCAGACAAGAAGTCTCCGAATTGATCAAAAAGAATGGTTCTCGCGTTTAAGAACCGGTCACTTTGCCAACCTTCGTCATGCACTGCATCCTGAAAGACTCGTGAGGAGGGTCTTTTGAAATTTTCTAGAAGCCAATGTACCGCTAAGTTAACCTGCTCGTCAGTCGACATTTTCTCGAGGTCTAGGTCAGTGTAAGGCCTATCGCCATCGAAGCGCGAATAAAGTCGATGGGCCATGTCTATGAACCTTTGTTGGAGCTTTGGAAACTAAGCTTAGATAAAGCAGTTTTTTGTAAACTTCTTCAAGTGCAGCATGGATGTGTTCCCAGCCGAACGTTAGTGGATCGGGCAGCATTTGTTTTCTGGCTTTCCACGGACGCTTTCCGTGCCAAAGAAGCTAACTTGGTGTTAGCGCGTGGAGTAGGTCCCATACCAACTGATCAACATTAGGCGGCGACCAGCGGTTCGATGTCGGAAACGTCGATCTCTTTGGCCGCGACGGCCATATCGTAATTAGTCTGCAAGTTGACCCAATAGGCCGGCGACGTGTTGAACACACGGGCCAGACGCAGTGCGGTGTCAGGCGTGATCCCAGTGGTACCCTTGATCAACCGCTCGATTCGTGTCCGTGGTACACCCAGACGCCGCGCAAACGCGATTGCCCCCATGTCCAAGGGATCAAGGTAAAGCTCTTTCAGGACTTCACCAGGGTGCATCGGGTCTTTAAACAGGCTCATCAGCATATCCTCTCAATGGTAATCGACAATCTCGACATCGGCGGGACCGTTCGGCGTCCAGACAAAGCAGATGCGCCATTGCCCGTTGATCCGCACGGAGTGTTGCCCAGCCCGATCACCTTTCAGTTCTTCTAAGTGGTTGCCCGGCGGAAAGCGTAAATCCTCCACAACAACCGCAGCATCTAGCGCCGTGAGCATTGCCCGCGTGCGCTTAACCAAGTCACCGGGGAAGCCTTTGCCATATTTGCCTTTTACGGCACTGGCAGCGAGTTTGCCTTTGGTGCTTTGGATCATAATGATTGTGTATCATGAGGTGATACGCGTGTCAATGGATGATACATGGCCGAGTATTCTAATGAAAAGATATTGTGCCAATTCTTGAGTTGTAAGCCGAGAAGCGATGTATCCAGCTTTGCAGCAAACTTTCCCGAATCCGAAGTTTTTTCGTAAGCTGGAGTTCATCAGAGATAATTAACTTTTCAGACAATGCTGTTATGTATTTAGACGAAAATCCTAGCAGGTAATTTGTGCCATCCAAGACAATCTTGACTACAATCGTCGAGTCCGATTCTTTCAAATTAACCTCATTTGTTATGCTGTCCACCGGAACCAAAACGCCCAGTGCTATCGTCTTAAGCGGCTTCTTTTGATTGGCAAAATCACACGCTGGGCTGATTTCAATCAGCGCTATCTGACAAGCTCGCTTCGCATCGCGGAGCGGTGTCGAACATCTGTCCTGATATTGAGTTTGCAGTGCAGCTTTAGCCTCGGGGTCTTGCTCAGCCCGAACCTGAGCGTCGAGGTCGTGACCTACTAGCGAGAGAGTTAGAAATTCATCTTTCATTCGTTCTGACTGGTTGTGGGCTTCTTTGCCGACATCGACTTTTTGAAATAACATTTTCGGCTTGGAAGAAATCCAGACGTCCCCAGGGCAGATGATTTTGTCTTGAGGTGACGTTTCAATATGCAAAATCGTATTGAGTTGATGCTTAGAGGTTTCTTGAACTTCGCCGTCAGCGTTAGCAAACACGTTGTCCCAAACCTCTTGCGTGTAGTCTGTGAGGCTTAGAAGGCCCAGTTTGTCCTTGAGAACGTAGGAAAAGGCTTCATTGATCGCTGTTGCCTCAAAACCCCTTAGATTGCTACCGGCAACGCTGACGGCAAGAGACCTCAAGCTCTGAGGAAGTGTATCTTTATCAAATCCTGCCAGAGTATTCACACTTTCTATCGCAGCCTGCAGAACACTGCACTCCCAGTGCATAAGGGCTCTAACTGATGCCTCGCCAGCCAAATGTTCTTGGAACTGTTTAAGGATCTCTGCCGCTGAATATTCTTTGTCACCAGTACTGCAGTCGTTTTTGCAGATTCGATCAAAGTACATTGGCAATCTGATACCAGCTTTTTCGAAATACTCGGTAACTCTGTCTTTTAACTCATCGAGAGCCTCCGGCTTCGAAGTCCAAGCCAAGACAACATAGGGCCCCTTCGTTGCACTAACGATGTTTGCAAGACAAGCAGCGACGGTCGACAAGTCGGACTTTGTTGGAGCCGCACCGCCATCTCTGAGTTGGATGTCGGTTATTATAACTCGTGGCGAAGCTGCCGCCATTTTCTGGCACAACGCTAGAGCAGCGGTCGGTTCCCGGTAGTGCACCGGAAGAGTAGATATACCCAACTCTGCCAGTGCTGTTGTGACGCCAATGATATCTTCAATCTCATTGTCGATTACTACGGCGTTAATCACTTCTTGCAAGGCGTACCCCCATTAAAGACCAGCGCGACAATCGCGCCGTCTGCTTGCTCAGGCACACCGTCAATTTCTCCCTGATCGAGCAGCACAAGCTCGCCGCCTAACATCTGCATCACGGTATCCGTGTAGTACAATCCAATACCCATCCCACCAGATTTGGTGGTCTTAAAGGGTTTGACCATTTCGTCTTTGCTAATGTCGCGCCAGCCGGGCCCGTTGTCAGCGATTATGATAGCTGGACCTTTGTCGAACTCTTCACTGACACCTATGTGGATGTACTTTTTGCCAGTTTCCCCGCCCCACCGCTTGTCCAACCAGTAAATAGCATTGTCTATGAGGTTATTTACTGCGCTGACAATGAGGTTCCGTTGCGCCTTCACAATATAGTTAGGATGTTCACCCGTCAGAACTGGGCAACTATGAATGATATCGTGCAGTGTGAAACGGACGTCCGCCAAATCTACGTTGGATTTCAGAATAGACTTAAGCTCCCATTCACGAGCTTTTTCCTGCTTCAGCAGGTTGGCATAGGTATCCAAGAGCAGTTCAAATCGGTCAAATTGCTCTATCACAATGCTAATGTCTTTGCCCGCAAGCAGGTTCTTTTTTGCGTCGGATATGCCATGTTGTATTTCATGGAATGCTAAGGTCATATTCAGACCCGCCATGCCAGATGTAAGCATGATATCTTGCATGTCGTTGTAGCGTTTTTCGGTGCGTTCGATTGCTGGAGCCAACTGCTCTTCCCAACCGTTTTCTATTGCGATTTGTTTTAATTCATCTACGGGATTGTCCAACCCAGCATGAGATACGGAAGGGGACTTCTTTGTAACCTGGCGAAGTCTGTCTTTGTCATTGTGCCGAAGGCTCTCGAGCTTCCCAAGGGCAGAATTGATGACCTCCTTAAGCTTGAAAAACGTGTCATTTTCTATGAAGCCTTCCCTGTTGGTTTTCTCAACAAGGTTGGGGCAGTTCTCTAGTTCCAGCGAGATTGCTCCAACGGCAATTCTTCGATTAATGCCTTTGCCCAGTCGGTTAACCCGACGGCTGTCCATCTCGAGCCAGTCGTCATTAGGTTCACCATAGTTGTAGACACGGATACCATCACGATAGACACGTATCCCCTGGTTTTCGCTCAGCCATCTCTTGATGGCATTTTGCTCACCAAGCGCGGCGTCA
This genomic window from Rhodobacteraceae bacterium D3-12 contains:
- a CDS encoding type II toxin-antitoxin system RelE/ParE family toxin, whose protein sequence is MIQSTKGKLAASAVKGKYGKGFPGDLVKRTRAMLTALDAAVVVEDLRFPPGNHLEELKGDRAGQHSVRINGQWRICFVWTPNGPADVEIVDYH
- a CDS encoding ATP-binding protein produces the protein MKASFKPRARLLKLLGDQLIGTPQLAVFELVKNSYDADADSVEIIISNPEDVTKASIEVTDIGGEGMSLDTILNIWLEPGADHKQTSRIEGKRTAKHDRLPLGEKGVGRFAVHKLGQVIELTTKTKDAREVFLRIDWAILEHCKYIEDAEIEIEEREVPQVFKGESTGTQIIIKELNSSLSRGDVRSLYRNIQSIKSPFEFETYRLDKEVPTFDVSLSVPGHEEWTTDLFDLKAIIEQSLFRFSFLFAGDTWSWDYKFVPSEQLKKQFKIEGRTTSETNSYLELPKGNVGSETNFHAMYQADRAGFLNDIGPILGEVYVFDFDAALGEQNAIKRWLSENQGIRVYRDGIRVYNYGEPNDDWLEMDSRRVNRLGKGINRRIAVGAISLELENCPNLVEKTNREGFIENDTFFKLKEVINSALGKLESLRHNDKDRLRQVTKKSPSVSHAGLDNPVDELKQIAIENGWEEQLAPAIERTEKRYNDMQDIMLTSGMAGLNMTLAFHEIQHGISDAKKNLLAGKDISIVIEQFDRFELLLDTYANLLKQEKAREWELKSILKSNVDLADVRFTLHDIIHSCPVLTGEHPNYIVKAQRNLIVSAVNNLIDNAIYWLDKRWGGETGKKYIHIGVSEEFDKGPAIIIADNGPGWRDISKDEMVKPFKTTKSGGMGIGLYYTDTVMQMLGGELVLLDQGEIDGVPEQADGAIVALVFNGGTPCKK
- a CDS encoding relaxase/mobilization nuclease domain-containing protein; the encoded protein is MLIKFFRNGKGAGAGPVGYLVADKVLAYDENRDLIRDADGQPMTVTREPSPEVLRGNPDRIEALIDASRHQWTYRAGVISFAAEDAPTEEQQAEVMDGFERLAFAGLDPEQYEVLWVRHTHEDRVELHFCTPRLELTSGRSLNIAPPGYEKAFDSLRDVMNQRHGWADPMELERVQEVRDTIEAPARAQGRDELHAWILDQVSVGLITDRGSMLDALTDAGFDIPRTGKAYLTAQDPDTGERWRLKGEIFHENWQADTAERETERGAGHDPARLRRLDGIPAGELQERFGQHCDHRASYNRERYPQLSATEQELADDLALADHGDVLGGDRLDDGRELALDADAGEFRTDGLGPDTDRQGGRDMAGAGPDQDAAEDLHAGRQVSDLHQDRGGLDDDTPDSLGTRLARLRRAVGDGLRGLSKGIERVRGTLNDQDAEPDGWIGRLRVSAHSIASGVRSCVARLAERGLELREAAHATRDQLEISEGRRREVETELEEREVEMDRGMTH
- a CDS encoding HigA family addiction module antitoxin — encoded protein: MSLFKDPMHPGEVLKELYLDPLDMGAIAFARRLGVPRTRIERLIKGTTGITPDTALRLARVFNTSPAYWVNLQTNYDMAVAAKEIDVSDIEPLVAA